In Haliscomenobacter hydrossis DSM 1100, the DNA window TGGCTCTTGGGTGTGGCTATTTTCCTCTTGCGCATGCTCAGCAGTGTTAGCTACGTGTACTACCTCAAAGGGCGGATGAATTTTCCAGCCGACGAGTATTGGCTGGATCTGTTGGACAATATGATCAGAAAAATTGGATTGGACAAAGCCGTAACCCTCGTTGAATCGGCATTGGTACGCACCCCACAGGTCGTGGGATATTTGAAGCCAATGGTTCTTTTTCCACTGGGCATGATCAATCGTTTGCCTGCTGCTGAGGTGGAAGCCATTTTGGCCCACGAACTGGCGCACATCATTCGCCACGATCATTTGCTGAATGTGTTGCAAGGCTTTGTGGAAACCCTGTTTTACTATCACCCCGGCGTGTGGTGGATTTCGGCACAAATCCGCACCGAACGCGAAAGTGCCTGCGACGACCTGGCCATTCACCTTACTGGCGATGCCTTGACCTATGCGCAAGCCTTGGTTACGGTACAAGAGATGGGTTTTGTGCCGCTTTCGCCAGCCCTGGCCTTTGCCGGACAACAAAAAAGTCAATTGATGCTGCGCCTGCAGCGCATCCTACACATTAAATCACCAACGACTAACACAATGGAAAAAATGCTCACCGTGATCCTGGTAGCGGGCACCTTTAGTGGCCTGGGATGGATCAAAAGTTTTACCCACCATACTTACCAGCACGTCAAAACAGATTTGGTTGAAAAAATGGAAGGCAGCTACTTCCTCGGCAACGAAGAAAACGTAGTCATGGCAACCAGTGGCTTTTGGAATGCTGAAATAAAAGGCGAACGGGTTTACCTCAATTTACAATCCAAAACAGAAAATTCTAATTGGAATACTTCCCGGTATTTTGACAAGAAGGAATTTTCGTCACTACCTACTACCGAATCTGAATTTTCCATCAAACGCGCCGCAGGCAGCCTCAATTTTAAAGGCAAATTCGACGGCAATGAAGGATACGGAAAGTTCAATTTTGTGCAAAACGCTGAATTCAAACAATACCTCGATCAACAAAGCATCACAGGTGTAGACGAAGAAGAGATGTTGCACCTCTTCATGGCCGACATCAACAAGGAGTACATCGCCTACCTGCAACAGAACGGCTACAAAACCGTTACCGGATCAAATCTGGTGGAAATGGCCATCCACGGGCTGGACAAAGAAACCCTGGAAGGTTATTTTGCTGCCTTCAAAAAAGGCGGATTCGGACAAGTGAGCTTGCGCAAATTGATTGAACTTAAAATCCACGGGGCAGGACCAACTTACATGCAGTCTTTTGCCAGCCTGGGCTACGAAAAATTGGATTTAGACGAGGTGTTGAACGCCAAAATCCACGGCGTTTCGGCTGATTACATCAACGACTTAAAAAGCGCCGGGTATCCAAATCTGCCCTTGGAGGAAGTCATTACCTTCAAAATCCACGGCGTAAGTGCCGATTATGCCCGCCGCATGAACCAGGCCAATGGCGGCAAAAACCTCTCTGCTGACGAGTTGGTCAATTCAAAAATTCATGGACTCGATCCAGACCGTGTCAGCAAAATCAAAAGTGCTTCCGGTGGCCAAATGAACATGGATGACATGCGCAACTACAGCATTCACGGCGTAGATGATGCTTACATCCAATCCCTCAAAGACGCTGGTTTTGCTGGTCTGGAACCCCAGGAAATTGTGCAGGCCAGAATTCATGGCCTGGATGGCGCATACATGAAAGCCCTCAAAGATGCCGGGTATAGCACCCTGTCTTTTGACCAGGCCCTTCAAGCCCGCATTCATGGCTTGGGCGCTGAGCAGTTGAAAGCCTACAAAACCGCTTACAAAGACTTGTCTTTTGAAAAAGCAATTCAGTTCAAAATTCACGGTGTATCAGGTGATTATGTGCGCCAGTTTGCTGATGCTGGATTCAAAGATATTTCTGCAAGCAAAATTGTAGAGCTAAAAATCCATGGGGTAAGCCCCAACGCGGCACAGGAATTCCGCCAGTTGGGATTCAACGATGTTTCGGCAAGTGACCTGGTGAAAATGAAAATTCACGGCGTAAGTCCTGCTTTTGTCAAAGAATATCAGGGGCTGGGCTTCAAAACCATCGATTTAGAGGAAGCTGTGCGCATGAAAATTCACGGCGTTTCACCTGAGTACATCCAACGCATGCGCGACAAAGGCTTTAAAGACCTGGATTTGGACGATTATGTGAAGATGAAAATCCACGGGATTGCCGATGGACGAAACGAAAAATAATTGAAAAGTTTAGGGTTTAAAAGTTGAAGAGAGGGTACAGTGCTAAGCTCGGCACTGTACCCTCTCTTCAACTATAAACACTTCAACTCTTCAACTCCTAATTAGGGTTTACCAGGTTGTCGATGAACAGATCCTTCACGATTCCGCGCAGTGACCATCCTTCCACACTGATGGGTGAGTTCACCAGTACCGCCAGTTCCATTCCATTGGGGAGGAAATAGATGACACTTTGTTCGGTTCTACCACCGCTGGTCCAACGGCCATTTTTGTTGTAGATGTTGCCCGCTGGGGTAGCGATGGCCTGATCGATGCCCAATCTCCCATCCAGAACTTGTTGAGCACGCGCTGCCGGGATAATGGTATTTCTGCGGCGTACGTGATCCATCACTTTCAACAAATCGTCAACCGAAAGTCTCCAGGCAGCACCACCAGCCATGGTAGCCAGGTTTCCAGAATTCCAACCAGCCTGATTCAGGTGGGGGAATTTGTAAGCCAGCGCGTTTTTGAAGCCAGGCAGTGCTTCAAAACTGGCATTGGCTACACCCGCTGGGTTAAAGATATTGGCTTGGCAGTATGCCTTGTAAGCATTAATGCCCACGATGTCCCAGATTTGATCCGTCATTGCACCCGCTGAGAAGTTCTGGGGAATGTTGCCATTGATGACGGCCAAAAGCAGACGGCAAAGGCCAAAGTTCAGGTTTTCGTAAGCATAACTTCCATTGGTAGGCGCACCTGCAGCAACTACTTGCTTCATAAAAGCGTAGTTAGAGCTAGAGGTACCTGTTTTAAAGCCAGACGTATGCGTCAGTAATTGGCGGAAAGAAACCAGGTTCACTTTGGGTCCTTTGGCCCAATGTGCAGGCAAGTAATTGATGATTTTGGCGTCTAATGAAATGCCTTTTGAATCGAGGAGTTTCACCATGGCAATGGCAGTGATGTACTTACTCACACTGGCTACGTGCATGCGGGTGTCGAGCTTCCAGCCCTGACCACCGTCGGTTGGGGTTTTAGAAAAGTTCCAAATCAAGGTATAAATAGGTGCTCCATTTTGGCGAAGCTGCATGGCATAACCCGTAACTTGATCTTTAATTTTGGCGTGAAATTCTTGTCCAAAAGCGTTGACATTAAGTTTTGGCAAGGCATTGAACTTGAGTTGTGGGCGAA includes these proteins:
- a CDS encoding M56 family metallopeptidase, with the translated sequence MLAFSLFNRQLEYALGWMVLHSLWQGMLIALVTGVVLIALRHRSAQERYLIANFGLFAVLLAAGFTFYSYYVTTTPGDDWMASSREWISPDGQFNEAYLDQLIELEIERSAPVEAEAEFILPPIPPMAPESPMPEIANANTGFNWPDIQVYFNQNLPLIVGLWLLGVAIFLLRMLSSVSYVYYLKGRMNFPADEYWLDLLDNMIRKIGLDKAVTLVESALVRTPQVVGYLKPMVLFPLGMINRLPAAEVEAILAHELAHIIRHDHLLNVLQGFVETLFYYHPGVWWISAQIRTERESACDDLAIHLTGDALTYAQALVTVQEMGFVPLSPALAFAGQQKSQLMLRLQRILHIKSPTTNTMEKMLTVILVAGTFSGLGWIKSFTHHTYQHVKTDLVEKMEGSYFLGNEENVVMATSGFWNAEIKGERVYLNLQSKTENSNWNTSRYFDKKEFSSLPTTESEFSIKRAAGSLNFKGKFDGNEGYGKFNFVQNAEFKQYLDQQSITGVDEEEMLHLFMADINKEYIAYLQQNGYKTVTGSNLVEMAIHGLDKETLEGYFAAFKKGGFGQVSLRKLIELKIHGAGPTYMQSFASLGYEKLDLDEVLNAKIHGVSADYINDLKSAGYPNLPLEEVITFKIHGVSADYARRMNQANGGKNLSADELVNSKIHGLDPDRVSKIKSASGGQMNMDDMRNYSIHGVDDAYIQSLKDAGFAGLEPQEIVQARIHGLDGAYMKALKDAGYSTLSFDQALQARIHGLGAEQLKAYKTAYKDLSFEKAIQFKIHGVSGDYVRQFADAGFKDISASKIVELKIHGVSPNAAQEFRQLGFNDVSASDLVKMKIHGVSPAFVKEYQGLGFKTIDLEEAVRMKIHGVSPEYIQRMRDKGFKDLDLDDYVKMKIHGIADGRNEK
- a CDS encoding serine hydrolase domain-containing protein, encoding MSQSIFFRTSKFFLSVVVLLISFQAQAQTLPGGLTPQQVNAHVIDPAELRGVSMDGDEQERSMPFVFRPQLKFNALPKLNVNAFGQEFHAKIKDQVTGYAMQLRQNGAPIYTLIWNFSKTPTDGGQGWKLDTRMHVASVSKYITAIAMVKLLDSKGISLDAKIINYLPAHWAKGPKVNLVSFRQLLTHTSGFKTGTSSSNYAFMKQVVAAGAPTNGSYAYENLNFGLCRLLLAVINGNIPQNFSAGAMTDQIWDIVGINAYKAYCQANIFNPAGVANASFEALPGFKNALAYKFPHLNQAGWNSGNLATMAGGAAWRLSVDDLLKVMDHVRRRNTIIPAARAQQVLDGRLGIDQAIATPAGNIYNKNGRWTSGGRTEQSVIYFLPNGMELAVLVNSPISVEGWSLRGIVKDLFIDNLVNPN